The Proteus terrae subsp. cibarius genome contains the following window.
CCCAGTTTTAATGCCGCAATAGCTAATATGCCAGAGCCACAACCGAAGTCGATAACTGTTTTACCCGCTAAATCTAAACCATCAAGCCACTGAAGGCATAATGAGGTGGTAGGGTGGGTACCTGTACCAAATGCAAGACCAGGGTCTAGCATGACGTTAACGGCGTTAGGATCAGGCACTTCACGCCAGCTTGGACAAATCCATAAACGCTCGCCAAAACGCATTGGGTGGAAATTATCCATCCATTCACGTTCCCAATCTTTATCTTCGAGTTGTTCAATTTTGTGCAGGAAACCTTGACCGAGTAATGGCGTATTTTCTAACATCGCCACAACGATTTTCATGTCAGTTTCTGCATCATATAAACCGATAACGTCAGTATCACCCCAAAGACGAGTTTCACCCGGTAAAGGTTCAAAAATAGGGGTATCGTGACTATCTTGGAAAGTCACTGAAACGGCACCGCTTTCAACCAATTCATCACCAATAGCTTCTGCATTAGCGGCGGTTGCATTAAGTCTTAATTGTATCCAAGGCATAATTAGTCTCTTTAAAAACGAATTCACTGTAATGATGCTGATTGGGGCAGAGTATGCTCCCCAAATCGATTAGCCACAAGAAACGCGACTAAGCTCAATAACAGTGATGGAACAATGGGGTGGAATCCAGCTATCTGGATATTAAATGTCGCAAGGGTAGCGTAGAGTGTGGCACCTGTGATCATGCCCGCAATCGCACCATAACGGTTGGCTTTTTCCCAATAAAGCCCAAGAACTAAAGGCCATAAGAAAACCGCTTGTAGGCCACCAAAAGCAAGTAAGTTAAGCCAAATAATCATCGATGGTGGGTTCCATGCTGCAAACAGCAGTAACACACCTAAAATCAAGGTCGAAAGGCTTGATAAACGAGAAATACGTTTTTCATTCGTGATCGCATGCGGTGCGATATTGAGATAGAGATCTTTGACTAACGTTGCTGATGATTGTAACAGTTGCGCATTAATCGTCGACATAATGGCAGCCATCGGTGCCGCAAGAAAAATACCTGCTGCAATAGGTGGTAATACTTCAACCATCAGTGTTGGAATAACTTGATCAGGAACCGTCAGATCAGGAATGATCGCCCGACCTAATGCGCCAGCAAAGTGCATACCAAACATCAGTAGTGACATCACAATGGTACCAATGATGATCCCTTTATGCATGGCTTTACTGTCTTTGTAAGAGATGCAACGTACCGCAGTATGTGGCAAGCCGATAACACCAAAACAGACCAGTACCCAAAATGAAGCCATAAATGGGCCACTTAAAATACCATCCGCCCCTTGGGGAGATGTTAACGCAGGATCGATGGCATTGAGTTTTTGTATCGCAATATCTAATCCACCAGCTTTATAGATAATGGCAAACAGGAGAATAAAGGTACCAAGCAGCATCACAAGGCCTTGTAAGGCATCGTTTAATACGCTAGCTCTAAATCCACCAATTGCAGTGTACAACGCAATGGAGATCCCAAAGATCAGTAAGCCGAATTCATAAGGAATGCCTGCTGCAGTTTCTAATAAACGCGCTCCACCAATAAATTGCACTGTCATGGCGCCGACAAAAGCGACTAACAGACTTAAACTGGCAAACCAGACTAGAAAACGGCTTTTGTAACGCGCATAGAGCATATCGTTTAAGGTTACGGCATTATAACGGCGCGCTAAAATGGCAAATTTTTTCCCTAAAACACCCAGAGAGAGCCAAATTGCGGGAAGTTGGATCATCGAAAGTAATACCCAACCGATACCGTATTTATAGGCAGCACCCGGCCCACCAATAAAGGAGCTGGCACTGACATAAGTTGCTGTGATAGTCATGGCTAGCACGAAGCCACCCATTGAGCGGTTACCCAGAAAATATTCGTTAAGAAACTCGCCTTTTTCGCGCTTACGATAAGCATAAGCTGATAACAGAAAGACCAGCAGAAGGTAGCCAATCAGTGGCACTATGACCTCAGTTTGCATCGTCATGCTCATCTCCTAACGGCATATCTTTGAAAAAGTAGCGCACCATCAGATAGCACAACAGAAAAAACAAAACAGGTAGGAATAAGCATGAAAGCTCAAACCAAAGAGGTAAACCAGTAATGCCTAGTGTGTTATCAGGTAAATAGCCGGTAATTAACCAACCCAACAAATACATAAAAGTTAAAATTAGGGCCCAAAGGGCTTCTTTGTGGGCCTGAACAAAACGTTTGTCCATCTGTTCTCCCAATCTTAATAGGGTTAAAAATGATGGAAGGATTGTACGGGAAAGTGAGTATTGATTCAGTGAAAATTAATCACAAAGTCGCGAGAGGATATTAAAAATAGATTATCTTATTGTTTTAAAAAGGATTAGTGACCATTTTCTATTAAGAGAATAATAGAATAGAGATAGATTTGTATATTAATCAACAAATAAATTGTTGAAATAATCGCCATAAGCAGGGTGCTTAATATAATGGAAATAGGATAAAAGAAGAGCAGACACTAAAATAAATTAATCAAAAGTGGTGCTCTTCTTTGTTTTACTCATCTCATAAATTAAAAATTAAAGGGCATTTTTTATTCTTTCTAAACCTTCTTTGATAATGGTGCGAGGGCAAGCAAGATTAATACGAATATAGTTATCACCATTACTTACAAACATATTTCCACCTTCTAATAGAATGCCTGTTTTATTCGCAAAATAGAGTGAAAGCTGTTGGTTATCGACATCTTCAGGTAAATAATTTGCCAAATTAATCCACGCTAAATAGGTTGAATCAGGTATTTTAAAGTTTGCTTTTGGAAAATGAACCTGTGTAAACTCTTGTACTAATTTAAAGTTATCATCGAGATAGTTTCTTAGTTCTTTTAACCATTCATCACATTGAGAATAAGCGGCTTTTGTTGCAACTAAACTTAATGGTGAAATAAAGTCATCATAAAGACGAAGCCACTCTTTTTTTACTTTTTTATCTTTAATAAAGATATGAGACATCAGATTACCTGCAAGATTAAATGTCTTGCTTGGAGCCATGCAGGTGATAACTTTTTCATAATGAGGAAAGAGTTTAGCAATAGGAGTATGCGTCACACCGTTACGTAATAAATCACAATGTATTTCATCTGATATTATCCAAATATCATTTTCAATACAGAGTTTCCCCATCTTAATTAGCTCTTCTTCAATCCATACTTTACCCGTTGGGTTTTGAGGATTACATAAAATAAAGAGCTTAATATTAAGTGACTTATCTTTAATTTTGCGTTCCATATCAGCAAAATCGACAGCGTATTCACCATCTTCTTCTAATAAATCAGAGTAGATCACTTGGCGAGAGTTATAATCTCCCGCTTGTTTAAAGGGAGTATAAGAAGGCGTTTGAATCAGGATGCTTTCATCTTCTTTTATTAATAAAGGCACTAGGCGATTTAACGCAGGAATAATACCCGGTGATAATACGATTTCACGCGGATCAATTTCCCAATCATAATGTCTTTGACACCAGTTTTTAAATATTTGGTAATACTCATTATCATACACCTTGGTATAACCTAATATTTTTCTATCAAGGCGCGCTTTAATGGCGTCAAGCACTTCAGGAGGAGTAGAGAAGTCCATATCTGCAACCCACATTCTAATAAACTCATTATCAGCAAAGGAAAATTGCGCATCTTTATCTGCTTTAAAAATATACTGGCGCCAACCATCATAATTTAAAGCATCAGTATCTTTTCTATCTATAATTTCGTCAAAGTTATATTTCATGGTTAAGCCTTTAATACATCTAATTTAATTAAATAAATTTTAAGAAAGGAGAAATACAAAGTAGGATGCCTGTAAAGATAATTAAATACAGTGATCCACCTTTATAGCGGTGCAATGAAGGTACTTTGTAAACTAAATAAGCAGGAATAAGACAACCTACAATCCCGAAAATAGGACTACAGATTG
Protein-coding sequences here:
- the prmA gene encoding 50S ribosomal protein L11 methyltransferase; translation: MPWIQLRLNATAANAEAIGDELVESGAVSVTFQDSHDTPIFEPLPGETRLWGDTDVIGLYDAETDMKIVVAMLENTPLLGQGFLHKIEQLEDKDWEREWMDNFHPMRFGERLWICPSWREVPDPNAVNVMLDPGLAFGTGTHPTTSLCLQWLDGLDLAGKTVIDFGCGSGILAIAALKLGAAKAIGIDIDPQAIQASRDNAQRNGVSDALTLYLAKDQPDNLSADVVVANILAGPLRELAPVISTLPRQGGHLGLSGVLATQAEGVAAAYEGLFNLDPVAEKEEWCRITGVKK
- the panF gene encoding sodium/pantothenate symporter, whose protein sequence is MQTEVIVPLIGYLLLVFLLSAYAYRKREKGEFLNEYFLGNRSMGGFVLAMTITATYVSASSFIGGPGAAYKYGIGWVLLSMIQLPAIWLSLGVLGKKFAILARRYNAVTLNDMLYARYKSRFLVWFASLSLLVAFVGAMTVQFIGGARLLETAAGIPYEFGLLIFGISIALYTAIGGFRASVLNDALQGLVMLLGTFILLFAIIYKAGGLDIAIQKLNAIDPALTSPQGADGILSGPFMASFWVLVCFGVIGLPHTAVRCISYKDSKAMHKGIIIGTIVMSLLMFGMHFAGALGRAIIPDLTVPDQVIPTLMVEVLPPIAAGIFLAAPMAAIMSTINAQLLQSSATLVKDLYLNIAPHAITNEKRISRLSSLSTLILGVLLLFAAWNPPSMIIWLNLLAFGGLQAVFLWPLVLGLYWEKANRYGAIAGMITGATLYATLATFNIQIAGFHPIVPSLLLSLVAFLVANRFGEHTLPQSASLQ
- a CDS encoding YhdT family protein; the protein is MDKRFVQAHKEALWALILTFMYLLGWLITGYLPDNTLGITGLPLWFELSCLFLPVLFFLLCYLMVRYFFKDMPLGDEHDDAN
- a CDS encoding MalY/PatB family protein, which produces MKYNFDEIIDRKDTDALNYDGWRQYIFKADKDAQFSFADNEFIRMWVADMDFSTPPEVLDAIKARLDRKILGYTKVYDNEYYQIFKNWCQRHYDWEIDPREIVLSPGIIPALNRLVPLLIKEDESILIQTPSYTPFKQAGDYNSRQVIYSDLLEEDGEYAVDFADMERKIKDKSLNIKLFILCNPQNPTGKVWIEEELIKMGKLCIENDIWIISDEIHCDLLRNGVTHTPIAKLFPHYEKVITCMAPSKTFNLAGNLMSHIFIKDKKVKKEWLRLYDDFISPLSLVATKAAYSQCDEWLKELRNYLDDNFKLVQEFTQVHFPKANFKIPDSTYLAWINLANYLPEDVDNQQLSLYFANKTGILLEGGNMFVSNGDNYIRINLACPRTIIKEGLERIKNAL